The following proteins come from a genomic window of Alnus glutinosa chromosome 10, dhAlnGlut1.1, whole genome shotgun sequence:
- the LOC133879835 gene encoding protein DETOXIFICATION 43-like — protein MDENRSLDSTWGRWKRKPIFVFFRDSRLVFKLDALGWEILGIALPAALAVAADPIASLIDTAFIGHIGPVELAAAGVSIALFNQASRITIFPLVSITTSFVAEEDTVRKVGIKAAAEKCSDKNGETEDDMLEDMEKGEAGKKIMDLEKGSPKSSEMKPENTIAEEVAVKVALGTSKSSEKSLSESSEPTKESSAPEDVEKDAARKSDAEVTPEEDFDTTKSSKDPSDVGFNKKKTKIKHEKRHIASASTALLFGAVLGVIQAIVLVFAAKPLLHVMGVKASSPMLAPALKYLKLRSLGAPAVLLSLAMQGIFRGFKDTKTPLYVIVVGYTTNIILDPILIFVMRLGISGAAIAHVLSQYLILSILLFMLMRKVYLLPPSLKQLQFSRFFKNGGLLLARVVAVTFCVTLAASLAARLGATPMAAFQTCLQVWLTSSLLSDGLAVAGQAILACAFAEKDYKKATAIANRVLQMSFVLGVGLALLVGVGLYFGAGIFSRDVNVLHLIKIGLPFVAATQPINSLAFVFDGVNFGASDFAYSAYSLVVVAAASITSLFILYKNNGFLGIWIALTIYMFLRTFAGIWRMGTGTGPWRFLRNRSLP, from the exons ATGGATGAGAACAGGAGTCTGGATTCAACTTGGGGAAGATGGAAGAGGAAGccaatctttgttttctttagaGATTCAAG GCTTGTTTTCAAGTTGGATGCTCTTGGTTGGGAGATACTAGGCATTGCATTGCCTGCTGCCCTTGCCGTAGCTGCTGATCCCATTGCTTCTCTGATTGACACAGCATTCATTGGTCATATAG GACCGGTGGAACTTGCAGCTGCCGGAGTTTCTATTGCCTTGTTCAATCAAGCTTCAAGGATTACCATATTCCCACTGGTCAGTATTACAACTTCCTTTGTTGCTGAGGAAGATACTGTTCGGAAAGTCGGCATCAAAGCTGCAGCAGAGAAGTGCTCAGATAAAAATGGTGAAACAGAAGATGATATGCTTGAGGACATGGAAAAAGGTGAAGCTGGAAAAAAGATTATGGACTTGGAAAAGGGTTCACCTAAAAGCAGTGAAATGAAACCGGAAAATACGATTGCTGAGGAAGTGGCCGTAAAAGTTGCACTAGGAACAAGTAAGAGCTCAGAAAAGAGTTTATCAGAAAGCAGTGAACCGACGAAAGAGTCTTCGGCGCCGGAGGATGTGGAAAAAGATGCAGCAAGAAAGAGTGACGCGGAAGTAACACCAGAAGAAG ATTTCGATACAACTAAGAGCAGCAAAGATCCCTCTGATGTTGGTTTCAACAAAAAGAAGACCAAAATAAAACACGAGAAGCGCCATATTGCTTCAGCATCAACTGCACTACTTTTTGGTGCAGTTCTTGGCGTCATTCAAGCTATAGTCCTAGTATTTGCGGCCAAACCTCTCTTACATGTGATGGGTGTGAAAGCT AGTTCCCCTATGCTAGCCCCGGCACTGAAATACTTGAAATTAAGATCACTCGGTGCTCCTGCAGTTCTTCTATCCTTGGCCATGCAAGGGATCTTTCGAGGATTTAAGGATACAAAAACTCCTCTATATGTCATTG TTGTGGGATATACAACAAACATCATTTTAGACCCCATACTTATCTTTGTCATGCGTTTGGGCATCAGCGGTGCAGCAATTGCGCATGTTCTTTCTCA GTACTTGATTTTGTCGATCCTCTTGTTTATGTTAATGAGAAAAGTTTATCTCCTACCTCCGAGCCTTAAGCAGTTGCAGTTTAGTCgatttttcaaaaatg GTGGTCTGCTGTTAGCAAGAGTGGTAGCTGTCACATTCTGCGTGACCTTGGCAGCCTCGTTGGCTGCACGGCTGGGTGCAACGCCGATGGCTGCTTTCCAAACTTGCTTACAGGTCTGGTTGACATCATCGCTTCTCTCAGATGGCTTGGCTGTTGCTGGACAG gCAATTCTAGCTTGTGCATTTGCTGAGAAAGACTACAAGAAGGCAACAGCTATTGCAAACCGGGTATTACAG ATGAGTTTTGTTCTGGGGGTGGGGCTTGCTCTCCTTGTTGGAGTTGGCTTGTACTTCGGAGCTGGGATCTTTTCAAGAGATGTTAATGTTCTACACCTTATAAAAATAGGACTCCCG TTTGTTGCTGCTACACAACCGATCAATTCATTAGCTTTTGTCTTCGATGGGGTGAACTTTGGAGCGTCTGATTTTGCATATTCTGCATACTCCTTG GTTGTTGTGGCCGCAGCAAGCATTACATCCTTGTTCATTCTTTATAAAAACAACGGATTTTTAGGAATCTGGATTGCTTTAACCATCTATATGTTTCTGCGCACATTTGCTGGTATTTGgag GATGGGCACTGGAACAGGACCTTGGCGCTTTCTCAGGAACAGATCGTTGCCCTAG
- the LOC133879971 gene encoding protein DETOXIFICATION 43-like, with translation MAQNGDSHQNENDQNGAAQQHENDQNDDLQRYQRTSKIPFIIFLKDLRLVCKLDALGREILGIAIPAVLTLAADPVASLIDTMFIGRLGATDIGGVGVAIAIFNQASRITMYPIVSITTSFVAEEDTMDRSAIDAQKVEGKKLENLEEASPKNVEMQEPSPKNASKSPSVTTVKRNEVAKCKKVKRKIPSATTAIIMGTLLGVVQALLLIFASKVLLKFMGVSADSPMYIPARQYLTIRALGSPAVLLSLAMQGVFRGFKDTTTPLYATVVGDATNIVLDPIFIFVLRFGVRGAAISHAISQYLISLILFLRLIREVNLLAPRFKELQFGRFIKNGFLMLTRVIAVTSCVTFAAALAARQGPTPMAAFQICLQVWLTSSLLADGLAVAGQAILACAFAEKDYKKAVVTAIRVAQMGFVAGWGLLVLVGAGLYFGGGVFTSDKHVLHLMYIGIPFIAGTQPLNTLAFVLDGVNFGASDFLYTAYSMVMMAVASISSEILLSKARGYLGIWYALIIYMGLRTVAGVWRVGTATGPWRFLRGKIPS, from the exons ATGGCTCAGAATGGTGATTCGCATCAAAATGAGAATGATCAGAATGGTGCTGCCCAGCAACACGAGAATGATCAGAATGATGATTTGCAACGATATCAGCGCACCTCAAAGATACCtttcatcattttcttaaaaGACTTGAG ACTTGTTTGCAAGCTGGATGCGCTTGGCCGAGAGATTTTAGGAATTGCAATTCCTGCGGTGCTTACTTTAGCAGCTGATCCTGTTGCTTCTCTCATCGACACAATGTTCATTGGTCGTCTAG GTGCAACTGATATTGGTGGCGTTGGAGTTGCTATTGCCATATTTAACCAAGCTTCAAGGATTACCATGTACCCCATTGTGAGCATTACCACTTCTTTTGTTGCCGAGGAAGACACTATGGACAGATCGGCCATTGACGCACAAAAGGTTGAGGGCAAGAAGCTTGAGAACTTGGAAGAAGCTTCTcccaaaaatgttgaaatgCAAGAGCCCTCCCCAAAAAatg CAAGCAAGTCTCCCTCTGTTACTACTGTTAAGAGAAATGAGGTTGCAAAATGCAAAAAGGTGAAGCGAAAGATTCCTTCTGCAACAACAGCAATAATCATGGGCACACTTCTTGGCGTGGTACAAGCATTGCTACTTATATTTGCGTCAAAAGTTCTCTTAAAATTTATGGGTGTCTCAGCT GATTCCCCTATGTATATACCAGCACGCCAGTACTTGACAATAAGAGCACTTGGTTCTCCTGCAGTTCTTCTCTCCTTAGCTATGCAAGGGGTCTTCCGAGGTTTTAAGGATACCACCACTCCTTTATATGCCACAG TTGTGGGAGATGCAACCAATATCGTTCTTGACCCAATATTTATCTTTGTTCTCCGTTTTGGAGTGAGGGGTGCAGCCATTTCACATGCTATTTCCCA GTACTTAATTTCTCTGATCCTTTTCTTGAGATTGATTAGAGAAGTAAATCTCTTAGCTCCACGTTTCAAAGAATTACAATTTGGTCGGTTCATAAAAAATG GTTTTCTGATGTTGACCAGAGTCATAGCCGTGACATCTTGTGTGACCTTTGCTGCAGCACTGGCTGCAAGGCAAGGCCCTACTCCCATGGCAGCATTCCAGATTTGCTTGCAGGTCTGGTTAACATCATCACTTCTTGCTGATGGTTTGGCTGTTGCTGGACAG GCAATTCTAGCTTGTGCATTTGCTGAGAAGGACTACAAAAAGGCTGTGGTAACTGCTATCCGGGTAGCACAG ATGGGTTTTGTTGCTGGTTGGGGGCTCCTTGTTCTCGTGGGAGCCGGTTTATACTTTGGAGGTGGAGTGTTTACAAGCGACAAACATGTTCTACACCTTATGTATATAGGCATACCG TTTATTGCCGGTACACAGCCACTGAACACCCTAGCTTTTGTTCTTGATGGTGTTAACTTTGGAGCATCTGACTTTCTCTACACTGCATATTCAATG gttatGATGGCTGTTGCAAGTATTTCCTCAGAAATCCTCCTTTCTAAAGCCAGAGGCTATCTTGGAATCTGGTATGCCTTAATCATCTACATGGGTTTGCGCACAGTCGCCGGTGTCTGGAG GGTTGGAACAGCAACTGGTCCATGGCGCTTCCTCAGGGGAAAAATCCCGTCTTAA